Proteins found in one Lates calcarifer isolate ASB-BC8 linkage group LG8, TLL_Latcal_v3, whole genome shotgun sequence genomic segment:
- the LOC108878349 gene encoding neuronal acetylcholine receptor subunit alpha-3 isoform X1: MNFTGELTSVLLLLVLLAAKGCFSSKAEDRLFRRLFRRYNQFIRPVENVSDPVTVEFEVSISQLVKVDEVNQIMETNLWLRHVWNDYKLRWTPVEYDGIEFIRVPSNKIWRPDIVLYNNAVGDFLVEDKTKALLKFDGTITWIPPAIFKSSCPMDITYFPFDYQNCSMKFGSWTYDKAKIDLVLIGSKVNLKDFWESGEWEIIDAPGYKHDIKYNCCEEIYPDITYSFYIRRLPLFYTINLIIPCLLISFLTVLVFYLPSDCGEKVTLCISVLLSLTVFLLVITETIPSTSLVIPLIGEYLLFTMIFVTLSIVITVFVLNVHYRTPMTHTMPEWVRAVFLGVLPRVMLMRRPIDQGCSSPASITAGIGGGGGGSSGGKKKRKNSISSGSGTGSVSVGGITGGVACPPLDGGAGGGGASSTGGSMNCVEYGDMNRDFNRDMNRDLNRDMNRDINRRCPYRGKEVPTPVPPPMVPPPPPPPPQVPQTQAPQESELPKVPRPLNAPSPVNAVVAFSVVSPEIKQAIESVKYIAENMRTRNKAKEVEDDWKYVAMVIDRIFLWVFVTVCVLGTLGLFLQPLISFFK; the protein is encoded by the exons GCTGCTTTTCATCCAAAGCAGAGGACAGATTATTTCGGAGGTTGTTCCGGAGGTACAACCAGTTCATCCGTCCAGTGGAGAATGTATCTGATCCAGTCACAGTGGAGTTTGAAGTCTCCATATCTCAACTGGTCAAAGTG GATGAAGTGAATCAGATTATGGAAACCAATTTGTGGCTGAGACAT GTTTGGAATGACTACAAACTGAGATGGACCCCTGTTGAATATGATGGGATTGAGTTCATACGAGTTCCTTCCAATAAAATTTGGAGGCCAGACATCGTTTTGTACAACAA TGCTGTAGGTGATTTCCTTGTGGAGGACAAAACCAAGGCTCTGCTGAAGTTTGATGGCACCATCACCTGGATTCCTCCGGCTATTTTCAAGTCCTCTTGCCCAATGGACATCACTTACTTTCCCTTCGATTACCAAAACTGCTCCATGAAGTTTGGCTCCTGGACCTACGACAAGGCCAAAATCGACCTGGTGCTCAttgggtcaaag GTGAACCTGAAAGACTTCTGGGAAAGTGGAGAGTGGGAGATCATCGATGCACCGGGATACAAGCACGATATCAAGTATAACTGCTGCGAGGAGATCTACCCGGACATCACCTACTCCTTCTACATCCGCCGCCTGCCGCTCTTCTACACCATCAACCTCATCATCCCTTGCCTCCTCATCTCCTTCCTCACAGTGCTGGTCTTCTACCTCCCGTCTGACTGCGGCGAGAAGGTCACCCTGTGCATCTCCGTCCTCCTGTCCCTCACTGTGTTCCTGCTGGTCATCACCGAGACCATCCCCTCGACGTCGCTCGTCATCCCTCTGATCGGCGAGTACCTCCTCTTCACCATGATTTTTGTCACGCTCAGCATCGTCATCACCGTCTTCGTGCTGAACGTCCACTACCGCACCCCAATGACTCACACGATGCCAGAGTGGGTAAGGGCCGTGTTCCTTGGGGTGCTGCCCAGGGTGATGCTGATGAGGCGGCCCATCGACCAGGGCTGCTCCTCCCCTGCTAGTATTACGGCAGGGattggaggagggggtggagggagcagcggaggaaaaaagaagagaaagaacagCATAAGTAGTGGAAGTGGCACAGGAAGTGTAAGCGTTGGAGGTATAACTGGGGGTGTGGCCTGCCCACCGCTGGATGGTGGTGCGGGGGGAGGAGGAGCCTCCTCAACTGGTGGCTCCATGAACTGTGTGGAGTATGGTGACATGAACCGTGACTTTAACCGGGACATGAACCGTGACTTGAACCGGGACATGAACCGGGATATAAACAGGAGGTGTCCCTACAGAGGCAAGGAGGTGCCCACTCCTGTCCCTCCCCCGATGgtaccccctcctcctcctcctcctccccaggtACCCCAGACCCAGGCGCCCCAGGAGTCGGAGCTGCCCAAGGTGCCGAGACCCCTGAATGCCCCGTCGCCTGTCAATGCTGTTGTCGCCTTCTCCGTAGTGTCACCAGAGATCAAGCAGGCCATTGAGAGCGTGAAGTACATCGCTGAGAACATGAGAACTCGCAACAAAGCCAAAGAG gtgGAGGATGACTGGAAGTACGTTGCCATGGTCATCGACAGGATCTTCCTGTGGGTttttgtgacagtgtgtgtgctgggtaCTCTGGGACTCTTCCTCCAGCCGCTCATCAGCTTCTTTAAATGA
- the LOC108878349 gene encoding neuronal acetylcholine receptor subunit alpha-3 isoform X2, giving the protein MNFTGELTSVLLLLVLLAAKGCFSSKAEDRLFRRLFRRYNQFIRPVENVSDPVTVEFEVSISQLVKVDEVNQIMETNLWLRHVWNDYKLRWTPVEYDGIEFIRVPSNKIWRPDIVLYNNAVGDFLVEDKTKALLKFDGTITWIPPAIFKSSCPMDITYFPFDYQNCSMKFGSWTYDKAKIDLVLIGSKVNLKDFWESGEWEIIDAPGYKHDIKYNCCEEIYPDITYSFYIRRLPLFYTINLIIPCLLISFLTVLVFYLPSDCGEKVTLCISVLLSLTVFLLVITETIPSTSLVIPLIGEYLLFTMIFVTLSIVITVFVLNVHYRTPMTHTMPEWVRAVFLGVLPRVMLMRRPIDQGCSSPASITAGIGGGGGGSSGGKKKRKNSISSGSGTGSVSVGGITGGVACPPLDGGAGGGGASSTGGSMNCVEYGDMNRDFNRDMNRDLNRDMNRDINRRCPYRGKEVPTPVPPPMVPPPPPPPPQVPQTQAPQESELPKVPRPLNAPSPVNAVVAFSVVSPEIKQAIESVKYIAENMRTRNKAKEVEDDWKYVAMVIDRIFLKCPGLKLRLDLA; this is encoded by the exons GCTGCTTTTCATCCAAAGCAGAGGACAGATTATTTCGGAGGTTGTTCCGGAGGTACAACCAGTTCATCCGTCCAGTGGAGAATGTATCTGATCCAGTCACAGTGGAGTTTGAAGTCTCCATATCTCAACTGGTCAAAGTG GATGAAGTGAATCAGATTATGGAAACCAATTTGTGGCTGAGACAT GTTTGGAATGACTACAAACTGAGATGGACCCCTGTTGAATATGATGGGATTGAGTTCATACGAGTTCCTTCCAATAAAATTTGGAGGCCAGACATCGTTTTGTACAACAA TGCTGTAGGTGATTTCCTTGTGGAGGACAAAACCAAGGCTCTGCTGAAGTTTGATGGCACCATCACCTGGATTCCTCCGGCTATTTTCAAGTCCTCTTGCCCAATGGACATCACTTACTTTCCCTTCGATTACCAAAACTGCTCCATGAAGTTTGGCTCCTGGACCTACGACAAGGCCAAAATCGACCTGGTGCTCAttgggtcaaag GTGAACCTGAAAGACTTCTGGGAAAGTGGAGAGTGGGAGATCATCGATGCACCGGGATACAAGCACGATATCAAGTATAACTGCTGCGAGGAGATCTACCCGGACATCACCTACTCCTTCTACATCCGCCGCCTGCCGCTCTTCTACACCATCAACCTCATCATCCCTTGCCTCCTCATCTCCTTCCTCACAGTGCTGGTCTTCTACCTCCCGTCTGACTGCGGCGAGAAGGTCACCCTGTGCATCTCCGTCCTCCTGTCCCTCACTGTGTTCCTGCTGGTCATCACCGAGACCATCCCCTCGACGTCGCTCGTCATCCCTCTGATCGGCGAGTACCTCCTCTTCACCATGATTTTTGTCACGCTCAGCATCGTCATCACCGTCTTCGTGCTGAACGTCCACTACCGCACCCCAATGACTCACACGATGCCAGAGTGGGTAAGGGCCGTGTTCCTTGGGGTGCTGCCCAGGGTGATGCTGATGAGGCGGCCCATCGACCAGGGCTGCTCCTCCCCTGCTAGTATTACGGCAGGGattggaggagggggtggagggagcagcggaggaaaaaagaagagaaagaacagCATAAGTAGTGGAAGTGGCACAGGAAGTGTAAGCGTTGGAGGTATAACTGGGGGTGTGGCCTGCCCACCGCTGGATGGTGGTGCGGGGGGAGGAGGAGCCTCCTCAACTGGTGGCTCCATGAACTGTGTGGAGTATGGTGACATGAACCGTGACTTTAACCGGGACATGAACCGTGACTTGAACCGGGACATGAACCGGGATATAAACAGGAGGTGTCCCTACAGAGGCAAGGAGGTGCCCACTCCTGTCCCTCCCCCGATGgtaccccctcctcctcctcctcctccccaggtACCCCAGACCCAGGCGCCCCAGGAGTCGGAGCTGCCCAAGGTGCCGAGACCCCTGAATGCCCCGTCGCCTGTCAATGCTGTTGTCGCCTTCTCCGTAGTGTCACCAGAGATCAAGCAGGCCATTGAGAGCGTGAAGTACATCGCTGAGAACATGAGAACTCGCAACAAAGCCAAAGAG gtgGAGGATGACTGGAAGTACGTTGCCATGGTCATCGACAGGATCTTCCT GAAATGTCCTGGACTCAAACTCCGTCTAGATCTGGCATGA
- the LOC108878380 gene encoding neuronal acetylcholine receptor subunit non-alpha-2 — translation MKLAVLFLFLLLWTSCPPSLANIAAPSEFVSLAEMEDALLKNLFQGYQRWVRPIQRANDTVKVRFGLKISQLVDVDEKNQLMTTNVWLCQEWIDYKLRWNPEKYGGITSIRVPSENIWLPDIVLYENADGRFEGSLMTKAIVKFNGTITWTPPASYKSACTMDVTFFPFDRQNCSMKFGSWTYDGNMVDLVLMDNQVDRKDFFDNGEWEILSATGAKGNRKDGLYSYPFITYSFILKRLPLFYTLFLIIPCLGLSFLTVLVFYLPSDEGEKLSLSTSVLVSLTVFLLVIEEIIPSSSKVIPLIGEYLLFIMIFVTLSIIVTVFVINVHHRSSATYHPMSPWVRNLFLQKLPRLLCMRGHIDRYHYPELAPESPELKPRSGGRRGEQRSGAHGQEGKEGKEDEAWATMLEKAIYSVRYISRHIRKEHFIREVVQDWKFVAQVLDRIFLWAFLTVSVLGTILIFTPALQMFLKIPPPTASEDPPSN, via the exons ATGAAGTTGGCGGtactcttcctcttcctccttctgtGGACGTCCTGCCCGCCGTCCCTCGCTAACATCGCCG CTCCAAGTGAGTTTGTGTCCTTGGCGGAGATGGAGGACGCACTGCTGAAGAACCTTTTCCAAGGCTACCAGCGCTGGGTCAGGCCAATCCAGCGCGCTAACGACACTGTTAAAGTGCGATTTGGACTCAAGATCTCGCAGCTGGTCGACGTG GATGAGAAGAACCAGCTCATGACAACTAATGTTTGGCTTTGTCAG GAGTGGATCGATTACAAGCTGCGATGGAATCCAGAGAAGTACGGAGGAATCACCTCCATTAGAGTTCCCTCTGAAAACATCTGGCTCCCCGATATTGTCCTCTATGAGAA TGCTGATGGGCGGTTTGAAGGTTCCCTGATGACCAAAGCCATTGTCAAGTTCAACGGCACCATCACCTGGACGCCACCTGCAAGTTACAAGTCTGCCTGCACCATGGATGTCACCTTCTTCCCTTTTGACCGCCAGAACTGCTCCATGAAGTTTGGCTCCTGGACCTACGATGGCAACATGGTGGACCTGGTTCTGATGGACAACCAGGTAGATCGGAAGGACTTCTTTGATAACGGGGAGTGGGAGATCCTAAGTGCCACAGGTGCCAAAGGGAACCGGAAGGACGGCTTGTATTCATACCCCTTCATCACGTATTCCTTCATTCTGAAGAGGCTACCGCTGTTCTACACACTCTTCCTCATCATACCTTGTTTGGGTTTGTCCTTTCTGACTGTCTTGGTGTTTTACCTTCCCTCGGACGAAGGAGAGAAGCTGTCACTGTCTACCTCTGTCCTTGTGTCGCTCACTGTGTTCCTCCTGGTCATAGAGGAGatcatcccctcctcctccaagGTGATCCCACTCATTGGAGAGTACCTGCTTTTCATCATGATCTTCGTCACGCTCTCCATCATTGTCACTGTCTTTGTCATCAACGTCCACCACCGCTCCTCAGCCACCTACCACCCCATGTCGCCATGGGTTCGCAATCTCTTCCTCCAGAAGCTGCCGAGGTTGCTCTGCATGCGTGGACACATCGACCGCTACCACTACCCGGAGCTGGCTCCTGAGAGCCCTGAGCTGAAGCCTCGCTCCGGAGGTcggagaggagagcagaggagcgGAGCCCACGGacaggaggggaaggagggcaAGGAGGACGAAGCCTGGGCGACCATGTTGGAGAAGGCCATCTATTCAGTGCGGTACATCAGCAGACACATCCGCAAGGAGCACTTCATCCGCGAG GTAGTACAAGACTGGAAGTTTGTGGCCCAAGTGTTAGACAGGATCTTCCTGTGGGCGTTCCTCACTGTCTCAGTGCTGGGCACTATCCTCATCTTCACTCCAGCTCTGCAAATGTTCTTGAAGATCCCTCCTCCAACTGCAAGCGAGGATCCACCCTCAAACTAA
- the LOC127142708 gene encoding uncharacterized protein C3orf85-like: MKVVILFALLSGVFAAPFIKQEEAKRFIRLKRQSGYWDPHHSQNMWGYTIQEQANEYWTALRTDAQYYMDMSNLMFDRSVADENNRLYMEMLRNARAHLDSQTGQQ; this comes from the exons ATGAAGGTTGTGATCCTGTTTGCTCTTTTGAGTG gGGTTTTTGCCGCCCCATTCATAAAACAAGAGGAGGCGAAACGATTCATCAGGCTGAAGAGACAGTCAGGATACTGGGACCCACACCACTCTCAGAACATGTGGGGATACACAATCCAAGAACAG GCCAACGAGTACTGGACAGCCCTTCGAACAGATGCTCAGTACTACATGGACATGAGTAACCTGATGTTTGACCGCTCTGTGGCTGA tgaaaacaacagGCTGTATATGGAGATGTTGCGCAATGCACGAGCTCACCTGGACAGCCAGACCGGTCAGCAGTGA